From the genome of Aspergillus fumigatus Af293 chromosome 1, whole genome shotgun sequence, one region includes:
- a CDS encoding putative trimethyllysine dioxygenase TmlH: MLKTSYTVLILLKCSVSLQALGRHAQQLTPIKYKWGFCFVKGVPVNPESTKALLERIAFIRHTHYGGFWDFTSDLTFKDTAYTTEFLGAHTDNTYFTDPARLQLLHLLSHTDGHGGASLLVDGFKAAAIMRQENPKHCGVLAATKQPYHSSGNEDVCIQPVEQAPVFKIHPELNRLYQIRWNNYDRAAKRNWGLKEQNRWYNAARHFNNIIQRPNVEIWTQLQPGTALIFDNWRMLHGRSEFTGKRRMCGGYINNDDFISRYRLLKYGREKVLENLGNLAFYKGNPALLL, encoded by the exons ATGCTAAAGACATCTTATACGGTCCTAATCTTGTTGAAGTGCTCTGTGAGTTTACAAGCTTTAGGCCG GCATGCTCAACAGCTCACACCAATCAAGTACAAATGGGGTTTCTGTTTTGTGAAAGGAGTCCCTGTGAATCCTGAATCAACTAAAGCACTTCTCGAACGGATTGCGTTTATCAGACACACTCATTACG GTGGATTCTGGGACTTCACATCGGACTTGACCTTCAAGGATACTGCCTACACCACGGAATTCCTAGGCGCGCATACAGACAACACATATTTCACTGACCCTGCTAgacttcagcttctccacCTTTTGTCGCACACTGACGGCCATGGGGGGGCCAGCTTGCTTGTAGACGGTTTCAAGGCTGCCGCCATCATGCGGCAAGAAAATCCAAAGCACTGCGGAGTCCTCGCCGCTACCAAGCAACCGTACCATTCAAGCGGAAATGAGGATGTATGCATACAACCCGTGGAGCAGGCCCCTGTCTTCAAGATTCACCCCGAACTGAACCGACTATACCAAATTCGATGGAACAACTATGATCGAGCAGCAAAACGAAACTGGGGATTGAAGGAGCAGAACCGATGGTATAACGCAGCACGCCATTTTAACAATATTATCCAGCGCCCGAATGTTGAAATATGGACACAGCTTCAGCCCGGAACTGCGCTCA TCTTCGACAACTGGAGAATGCTTCATGGTCGTTCCGAGTTCACTGGCAAGCGGCGGATGTGTGGTGGATATA TCAACAACGATGACTTCATCTCGCGTTATCGACTTCTGAAATATGGAAGAGAAAAGGTTCTTGAAAATCTGGGTAACCTTGCTTTCTACAAGGGTAATCCCGCTTTGCTCCTGTAA
- the rmtA gene encoding protein-arginine omega-N methyltransferase HMT1: MEGVQRQQSAEPSAMIPSSADRMVGMDHAEVRYFTSYDHHGIHEEMLKDDVRTRSYRDSIYQNRHIFKDKVVLDVGCGTGILSMFAAKAGAKHVIGVDMSSIIEKAREIVAVNGLSDKITLLQGKMEEVQLPFPTVDIIISEWMGYFLLYESMLDTVLYARDRYLAPGGKIFPDKATMYLAAIEDGEYKDDKIGFWDNVYGFDYSPMKEIALTEPLVDTVELKALVTDPCSIITFDLYTVTKADLSFKVPFSLPVKRSDFIHAIIAWFDIDFTACHKPISFSTGPHAKYTHWKQTVFYLRDVLTVEEEECVSGILENKPNDKNPRDLDIQISYKLETTDKLRYDEGSCFYRMC; encoded by the exons ATGGAAGGTGTCCAGAGACAACAATCTGCAGAGCCTTCAGCTATGATCCCCAGCAGTGCTGATCGTATGGTGGGCATGGACCATGCTGAAGTACGTTACTTCACCAG TTATGATCATCATG GCATTCATGAGGAGATGCTT AAAGACGACGTCCGGACTCGGTCTTACCGCGATTCCATTTATCAAAACCGCCACATTTTCAAGGACAAGGTTGTTCTCGATGTCGGTTGTGGCACCGGTATTCTCAGCAT GTTCGCCGCAAAGGCAGGCGCCAAGCACGTAATTGGCGTGGACATGTCCTCgatcatcgagaaggcgCGCGAGATTGTCGCGGTCAATGGCCTCTCAGACAAGATTACTCTTCTTCAGGgaaagatggaggaggttcaGCTCCCATTTCCCACGGTGGATATTATCATCTCCGAGTGGATGGGATACTTTCTCCTGTATGAAAGCATGCTGGATACCGTTTTGTATGCTCGTGACCGCTACCTTGCTCCTGGCGGCAAAATTTTCCCCGACAAGGCCACCATGTACTTGGCTGCGATTGAGGATGGCGAGTACAAGGATGACAAGATCGGAT TCTGGGATAACGTTTACGGATTCGATTACAGCCCCATGAAAGAGATTGCCCTTACGGAGCCCCTTGTCGATACCGTCGAGCTCAAGGCCCTGGTCACCGATCCTTGTTCTATTATTACTTTCGATCTATACACGGTCACTAAAGCAGACTTATCGTTCAAGGtccctttctcccttccCGTCAAGCGCAGCGACTTCATTCACGCCATCATCGCGTGGTTCGACATTGATTTCACTGCTTGCCACAAGcccatcagcttctccacTGGCCCTCACGCCAAGTACACACACTGGAAGCAAACTGTGTTCTATCTTCGCGACGTTCTCACtgttgaggaagaggagtGTGTGTCCGGTATCTTGGAGAACAAGCCCAATGACAAGAACCCTCGTGATTTAGATATCCAGATCTCTTACAAACTGGAGACCACGGACAAGTTGCGCTATGATGAGGGCAGCTGCTTTTACAGGAT GTGCTAA
- the perA gene encoding PGAP3/PER1 family protein, translating to MVLWSAKSKLYLCFLAFLIASLIGRSTASLGDHLPDFKECVKICQAENCRDGDSIIPLHLRLLLWTCPAECDYTCQHVVTDRRLARDPPMLNPVVQFHGKWPFRRILGMQEPFSVLFSLLNLLAHWNGIGRIKETVPAWHSLRPYYLTFGYCGLACWTFSMLFHTRDFPLTEKLDYFGAGANVMYGLYLAIIRILRLDQGKPRYKPTLRRLTTTICVLLYTMHVCYLSFWSWDYTYNMIANVVVGAIQNILWTGFSIVRYQKQGKVWMAWPGMIVVWIMLAMSLELQDFPPWHGLIDAHSLWHLGTVIPTAWWYMYLIKDIQNDVSSRRLKV from the exons ATGGTTCTGTGGTCGGCTAAGAGCAAGCTTTACTTGTGCTTTCTCGCGTTTCTCATTGCTTCTCTGATAGGGAGGTCGACGGCTTCCCTGGGTGATCACCTACCTGATTTCAAAGAATGTGTCAAG ATATGTCAGGCTGAAAATTGTCGAGATGGCGATTCTATCATTC CTCTCCATCTGCGCCTTCTCTTATGGACCTGTCCAGCAGAGTGCGATTACACTTGTCAACATGTAGTAACAGATCGCCGACTTGCCCGCGACCCTCCCATGTTGAATCCGGTGGTACAATTTCATGGAAAGTGGCCTTTTCGCAGGATCCTCGGCATGCAGGAGCCCTTCTCTGTCCTGTTCTCcctcctcaatcttctcgcTCACTGGAATGGCATCGGTCGGATCAAAGAAACAGTCCCAGCATGGCATTCCCTACGGCCATACTATCTGACTTTTGGTTACTGCGGGCTGGCGTGCTGGACATTCAGCATGTTATTCCACACAAGGGATTTCCCTCTCACAGAAAAGTTAGACTATTTCGGAGCTGGTGCTAACGTGATGTACGGGCTATACCTTGCTATAATCAGGATACTGCGCCTTGACCAAGGAAAACCTCGGTACAAGCCGACTCTACGCCGTCTAACGACCACAATCTGCGTTCTTCTGTACACCATGCACGTTTGCTATCTCAGTTTTTGGTCATGGGATTACACCTACAACATGATTGCAAACGTCGTGGTCGGAGCCATCCAAAATATACTCTGGACGGGGTTCAGCATCGTCCGGTATCAGAAGCAAGGCAAAGTTTGGATGGCGTGGCCCGGAATGATTGTGGTGTGGATTATGTTGGCCATGAGTCTTGAGTTGCAGGACTTTCCTCCCTGGCACGGGCTTATTGATGCTCACAGCTTATGGCATCTTGGAACAGTCATTCCCACCGCATGGTGGTATAT GTATTTGATCAAAGACATACAGAATGATGTCTCAAGCCGCAGACTGAAAGTATGA
- the agm1 gene encoding phosphoacetylglucosamine mutase PCM1, translating into MASPAVRKAISDAALQYAKPEGKIFQYGTAGFRMKADLLNTVVYAVGLLATLRSKKLSGQWIGVMVTASHNPAEDNGVKLVDPMVSSYGTFDGGMKGEFADGEMLEAEWEAYATKLANAPLENIGDVYDELVKEIDVSMENPARVVFARDTRASGSRLIGVLSAALTATEAEFIDMKFMTTPQLHYVVRCKNTLGTHYEYGEPTEQGYYEKLAAAFKRVMRGVKVKGSLTVDCANGVGGPKLRELIKYLPEDTGLDIKIVNDDVINPDSLNFECGADYVKTKQRAPPSSKASILDRCASLDGDADRIVYYFLDGGNVFRLLDGDRIATLAASFIGDLARSAGIAQKLKIGVVQTAYANGSSTEYIEKVLKLPSVCTNTGVKHLHHAAMRFDVGVYFEANGHGTITFSENALKTIKNTEPQSPAQQRSLECLQALTDLINQAVGDAISDMLLVEAILAHKGWTPKEWLATYTDLPSRLVRVEVADRSIFKAYDAERKLESPPGLQAKIDSLQSRYNKGRSFARASGTEDAVRVYAEAASRSEADDLATRVANAVRDAGTVKEILQAS; encoded by the exons ATGGCGTCTCCAGCCGTTCGCAAAGCTATCTCAGATGCGGCCTTGCAGTATGCAAAGCCAGAGGGCAAGATCTTCCAATATGGCACGGCAGGC TTCCGTATGAAAGC TGACCTCCTCAACACTGTTGTTTATGCTGTAGGCTTGCTCGCAACGCTTCGCTCCAAGAAGTTGAGCGGACAATGGATTGGCGTCATGGTCACTGCGAGCCATAATCCTGCCGAGGACAATGGTGTCAAACTGGTGGACCCAATGGTGAGCTCCTATGGAACTTTCGATGGGGGTATGAAAGGTGAATTTGCTGAC GGTGAAATGTTGGAA GCTGAATGGGAAGCATACGCCACCAAACTCGCGAATGCTCCGCTTGAAAATATCGGTGACGTTTACGACGAATTGGTTAAGGAGATCGATGTTAGCATGGAGAACCCTGCTCGTGTTGTTTTCGCTCGGGATACTCGTGCATCCGGTTCGCGACTCATTGGCGTCCTCAGTGCTGCGCTCACTGCCACGGAGGCCGAGTTCATCGATATGAAATTTATGACCACTCCCCAGCTGCATTACGTCGTCCGATGCAAGAACACTCTGGGAACGCACTATGAGTATGGTGAGCCTACTGAGCAAGGATATTACGAAAAGCTTGCCGCAGCTTTCAAGAGGGTCATGAGAGGcgtcaaggtcaagggcTCTTTGACTGTTGATTGTGCAAACGGTGTCGGTGGACCTAAGCTGAGGGAACTCATTAAATATCTGCCGGAGGACACTGGTCTCGACATCAAGATCGTGAACGACGATGTCATCAATCCTGACAGTCTCAACTTCGAA TGCGGCGCCGATTATGTCAAGACCAAGCAGCGAGCCCCGCCATCATCCAAAGCTTCTATTCTTGATCGATGCGCGTCTCTGGATGGTGATGCCGACCGTATTGTTTACTATTTCCTTGACGGAGGCAATGTGTTTAGGCTGTTGGACGGTGACCGCATTGCCACTCTTGCTGCTTCCTTCATTGGTGACCTCGCTCGCAGCGCCGGAATCGCTCAGAAGCTCAAGATTGGCGTTGTTCAGACCGCTTATGCCAACGGATCGAGCACCGAGTACATAGAAAAAGTTCTCAAACTCCCATCTGTTTGCACCAATACTGGTGTGAAACATCTCCACCATGCCGCCATGCGGTTCGATGTTGGCGTCTACTTCGAAGCTAATGGACACGGTACTATCACTTTCTCAGAGAATGCTTTGAAGACCATTAAGAATACAGAGCCGCAGTCTCCGGCCCAGCAGCGTTCGCTAGAGTGCCTGCAAGCTCTTACTGATTTGATTAACCAAGCGGTTGGCGACGCCATCTCTGACATGCTCCTCGTCGAAGCTATTCTTGCTCACAAAGGGTGGACGCCTAAGGAATGGCTTGCCACATATACCGATCTCCCCTCCCGGCTTGTGCGTGTGGAGGTTGCTGATCGGTCAATCTTCAAGGCCTACGACGCTGAGCGAAAGCTCGAATCGCCCCCGGGACTCCAAGCAAAGATTGATTCTCTGCAGTCCCGCTACAACAAGGGACGAAGCTTCGCTCGTGCAAGTGGCACGGAAGATGCGGTGCGTGTCTATGCCGAGGCTGCAAGCCGATCAGAAGCCGACGATCTCGCTACTCGCGTTGCCAATGCCGTTCGGGATGCCGGCACCGTCAAAGAAATCTTGCAGGCTTCTTAA
- the rrp3 gene encoding RNA-dependent ATPase RRP3, which produces MRDVKKRKIAHEAPEHGSDTESTSSHKSVAQQDDPLETQDEATATESRPAPKSFKDLGIIDQLCEACETMGYKAPTPIQAESIPLALQGRDLIGLAETGSGKTAAFALPILQALMENPQSFFGLILAPTRELAFQISKSFESLGSTINVRCAVIVGGMDMVSQSIALGKKPHIIVATPGRLLDHLENTKGFSLRTLKYLVMDEADRLLDMDFGPLLDKILKVLPRERRTFLFSATMSSKVESLQRASLSNPLRVSVSSNKYQTVSTLLQSYLFLPHKHKDIYLVYLLNEFVGQSTIIFTRTVHETQRISFLLRSLGFGAIPLHGQLSQSARLGALGKFRSRSRDILVATDVAARGLDIPSVDVVLNFDLPTDSKTYVHRVGRTARAGKSGVAISFVTQYDVEIWLRIEGALGKKLKEYELEKDEVMVLAERVGEAQRQAIMEMKNFDEKRGTKAKKFGKGKRSRDEMDQEEG; this is translated from the exons ATGCGGGACgtcaagaagcgcaagatCGCCCACGAGGCCCCAGAACATGGGAGCGACACTGAATCAACAAGTTCTCACAAGTCCGTTGCTCAGCAAGATGATCCTCTTGAGACGCAAGATGAAGCGACGGCCACAGAGTCAAGGCCAGCGCCCAAGAGCTTCAAAGATCTAGGCATCATTGATCAACTATGCGAAGCATGTGAAACGATGGGTTACAAGGCTCCTACGCCAATTCAAGCCGAATCGATTCCTTTAGCACTCCAAGGTCGTGACTTGATCGGTTTAGCGGAAACCGGAAGTGGAAAGACAGCGGCTTTTGCTCTTCCTATATTGCAAG CTCTAATGGAAAATCCACAATCCTTCTtcggcctcatcctcgcACCTACCCGAGAATTGGCGTTTCAAATCTCAAAATCTTTTGAAAGTCTTGGTTCTACGATCAATGTCCGATGTGCTGTGATCGTCGGAGGTATGGACATGGTGTCGCAGTCGATCGCGCTTGGAAAGAAACCTCATATCATCGTTGCTACCCCTGGTCGGCTGCTAGACCACCTGGAAAACACCAAGGGCTTCTCGCTACGAACTCTCAAATACCTCGTCATGGATGAGGCCGATAGACTTCTTGACATGGACTTCGGCCCCCTTCtcgacaagatcctcaaagtaCTCCCCAGAGAGCGGCGCAcatttcttttctctgcAACCATGAGTTCCAAGGTCGAGTCGCTGCAGAGAGCGTCGCTCTCAAACCCACTACGTGTATCTGTCTCGTCGAACAAGTACCAGACCGTCTCGACACTGCTGCAGTCATATCTCTTCCTTCCCCACAAACACAAAGATATCTACCTTGTATACCTACTCAACGAATTCGTTGGCCAGTCAACAATTATCTTCACTCGCACTGTCCACGAGACACAAAGAATtagttttcttcttcggtcgCTCGGTTTCGGCGCCATTCCGCTACATGGTCAGCTCTCCCAGTCTGCTCGATTAGGCGCTCTTGGGAAGTTCCGTTCCCGCAGCCGCGATATTCTCGTCGCGACGGACGTCGCCGCCCGTGGTCTTGATATTCCGTCTGTCGACGTCGTGCTAAATTTTGATCTGCCCACCGACTCAAAAACCTATGTTCATCGTGTAGGCCGTACGGCCCGTGCGGGAAAGAGTGGTGTTGCTATTAGCTTTGTGACGCAGTATGACGTCGAAATCTGGTTACGTATAGAGGGCGCACTtgggaagaagctcaaggagtATGAGCTAGAGAAGGATGAAGTAATGGTCCTGGCTGAGCGTGTCGGCGAAGCTCAACGGCAAGCCAttatggagatgaagaattTTGACGAAAAGAGAGgcaccaaggccaagaaaTTCGGCAAAGGAAAACGCTCTCGAGATGAGatggatcaagaagaaggatga
- a CDS encoding Brix domain-containing protein, producing MAKARTKKRTHVRAQNASAAAKNSMSKTPKSMVIRVGASQVGSSVSQLVKDVRLMMEPDTAVRLKERKSNRLRDYTTMAGPLGVTHLMLFSKSATGNTNMRLALTPRGPTLHFKVESYSLCRDVEKALKRPRGGGQDHKTPPLLVMNNFNSPNATEDSKVPKRLESLTTTIFQSLFPPINPQATPLSSIRRVMLLNRELTAGSEKEEDSYVLNLRHYAISTKKTGISKRIRRLDPKEIRSREKRKSAVPNLGKLEDAADYLLDPSAAGYTSASETELDTDAEVEIAGSTTKKVLTKRELQRMKSGEKAKAQKADTPEVEKRAVKLVELGPRLKLRLIKVEEGLCEGRVMWHDYIKKSEEEVKSLDKNWAKKKKEKEERKKQQRENIEKKKQEKAKARAEGRGGEDDGDEEDVDMDDEDDWLSDDLEDDEEGQAQDNDDEDESMEE from the exons ATGGCCAAGGCACGTACGAAGAAGCGCACACATGTGCGGGCTCAAAATGCTTCTGCCGCCGCCAAAAACAGCATGAGCAAAACTCCGAAGTCGATGGTTATCAGAGTCGGCGCTTCGCAGGTCGGCTCCAGTGTCAgccaactggtcaaggaTGTCCGTTTGATGATGGAGCCAGATACAGCTGTACGATTGAAG GAACGGAAATCCAATCGACTCAGAGACTACACGACAATGGCGGGCCCTTTGGGTGTCACTCATCTTATGCTTTTCTCAAAATCAGCTACAGGAAATACTAATATGCGATTGGCGCTTACACCTCGCGGTCCAACCCTTCATTTCAAAGTCGAAAGCTATTCCCTTTGCAGAGACGTTGAGAAGGCATTGAAGCGCCCAAGAGGTGGTGGCCAAGATCACAAAACACCTCCTTTGCTAGTGATGAACAATTTTAACTCTCCAAATGCAACGGAGGATTCGAAAGTACCGAAACGTCTAGAGAGCCTTACAACAACTATCTTTCAGTCACTTTTCCCACCCATCAATCCTCAGGCTACGCCGCTCTCCTCCATTCGCCGTGTGATGCTTTTGAATCGTGAACTTACCGCCGGatcagagaaagaggaagattCCTATGTTTTGAATCTAAGACATTATGCCATCAGCACCAAAAAGACTGGCATCTCGAAGCGTATCCGACGCTTGGACCCTAAGGAAATCCGCAGTcgggagaagagaaagtctGCCGTCCCAAACCTTGGGAAGTTGGAAGATGCCGCCGACTATCTTCTTGACCCATCAGCCGCTGGCTATACCTCGGCAAGCGAGACAGAACTGGACACCGATGCTGAGGTCGAGATTGCAGGGAGCACCACAAAAAAGGTCTTGACAAAGAGAGAACTGCAGCGCATGAAGTCTGGCGAGAAAGCAAAGGCTCAGAAAGCCGATACCCCAGAGGTGGAGAAACGCGCGGTCAAGCTCGTCGAACTGGGTCCACGCCTGAAACTTCGGCTAATCAAGGTTGAAGAAGGCCTCTGTGAGGGCAGAGTAATGTGGCACGACTACATCAAAAAATCCGAAGAAGAGGTCAAATCACTGGATAAGAATtgggccaagaagaagaaggagaaggaagagagaaagaagcagcaAAGAGAAAAcattgagaagaagaaacaggaGAAGGCCAAAGCTCGAGCTGAAGGAAGAGGTGGCGAAGATGACGgggacgaagaagacgtAGATatggatgacgaggatgattGGCTCAGCGatgacctggaagatgacgaagagggaCAAGCGCAGGAtaacgacgacgaagatgagtCCATGGAAGAATGA
- a CDS encoding riboflavin synthase: MFTGLVEYIGTVTSLEPLDTSSSGGGGTSLTISDCEEILKDAHLGDSISVNGTCLTVTAFDKTWFKVGVAPETLRRTNLGSLEKGSRVNLERAVLAETRMGGHFVQGHVDTVAKILSVTPDQNSLVFRLQPRDQSVMRYIVEKGYVTLDGASLTVTKVVDGPDGYFEIMLIAYTQEKIVTAAKKPGDYVNVEIDIVGKYVEKSVQGYFAGTAGGDMSILEKMVSRIVDEKLQR, translated from the exons ATGTTCACGGGCCTCGTCGAGTACATTGGGA CGGTTACGTCTCTGGAGCCCCTTGACACATCGTCAAGTGGGGGCGGGGGAACATCACTGACCATTTCTGATTGTGAAGAGATCCTCAAAGATGCCCACCTTGGCGACAGTATTAGTGTAAATG GAACCTGCCTGACAGTAACCGCATTCGACAAGACCTGGTTCAAGGTCGGCGTTGCCCCCGAGACGCTTCGGCGGACAAACCTGGGATCATTGGAAAAGGGCTCCCGGGTAAATCTTGAGCGGGCCGTTCTGGCAGAGACGCGGATGGGCGGTCACTTCGTACAGGGTCATGTCGACACCGTCGCAAAAATTCTCTCCGTCACTCCGGATCAGAACTCCTTGGTATTCCGTCTACAGCCTCGTGATCAGAGTGTAATGAGGTATATCGTGGAGAAGGGCTATGTCACACTGGATGGAGCCAGCTTGACGGTGACTAAAGTTGTGGATGGGCCAGACGGGTACTTTGAAATCATGCTTATTGCCTACACACAAGAGAAGATTGTGACGGCAGCTAAGAAGCCTGGGGATTACGTCAACGTAGAGATTGACATTGTGGGCAAATACGTCGAAAAGAGTGTCCAGGGTTACTTTGCTGGAaccgctggaggagacatGAGCAttttggagaagatggtgtcTCGCATTGTAGACGAGAAGCTACAGCGGTGA
- a CDS encoding CaiB/BaiF CoA transferase family protein: protein MNGAWALQRAMARRPSLYSLRTILKCKPQGRRFSAIPTSDETLPLKGIRVLDMTRVLAGPYCTQILGDLGADIIKVEHPVRGDDTRAWGPPYAKYIDGSHDGPGESAYFLAVNRNKRSIGLSFAHKSGVEILHKLAKECDVLVENYLPGTLKKYGLDYETLRSINPRLIYASITGYGQTGPYSNRAGYDVMVEAEMGLMHITGSRDGDPVKVGVAVTDLTTGLYTSNAIMAALLARMRTGQGQHIDACLSDCQVATLANIASSALISGEKDSGRWGTAHPSIVPYRSYQTLDGDILFGGGNDRLFGVLCDRLGFPEWKTDPRFITNRDRVKHREELDDLIEKRVKQKTTQEWLEILEGSGMPYAAINDIQGTLNHSHVQARGMVTEVDHPACGPVKLVNTPIKYSHATPGVRRPPPTLGQHTDEILKELLNYDKADIDLLKKEGIVS, encoded by the exons ATGAATGGCGCATGGGCTTTGCAACGGGCTATGGCTCGTCGGCCATCGCTTTACTCGTTGAGAACTATCCTCAAGTGCAAGCCCCAAGGGCGACGTTTCTCAGCAATCCCTACAAGCGATGAAACTCTTCCTCTCAAAGGCATCCGAGTGCTTGACATGACACGAGTATTGGCTGGG CCGTACTGTACACAAATTCTCGGAGATCTGGG AGcagatattattaaagtGGAGCATCCCGTGCGTGGTGACGATACTCGCGCTTGGGGTCCACCATACGCAAAGTATATCGATGGGTCTCATGATGGCCCTGGGGAGAGCGCCTATTTTCTGGCT GTGAACCGCAACAAAAGGTCCATCGGCCTTTCCTTTGCCCATAAGTCCGGAGTCGAGATTTTACACAAGCTGGCCAAGGAGTGCGACGTCCTAGTCGAGAACTACCTTCCAGGCACCCTGAAGAAGTACGGTCTTGATTACGAAACGCTACGATCTATCAATCCCAGATTGATATATGCAAGTATCACAGGGTACGGCCAAACAGGGCCATACAGCAACCGGGCTGGGTACGATGTCATGGTCGAAGCTGAGATGGGACTCATGCACATCACTGGAAGCAGAGACGGCGATCCTGTCAAGGTCGGCGTAGCTGTTACGGATTTGACAACGGGGTTGTATACATCTAATGCCATCATGGCTGCTTTGCTGGCGCGCATGAGGACCGGACAAGGACAACATATCGACGCCTGCTTGAGTGATTGTCAAGTTGCGACTTTGGCAAATATCGCAAGCTCGGCTCTGATCAGTGGTGAGAAGGACTCCGGTAGATGGGGAACTGCACACC CATCAATTGTACCCTACCGAAGCTACCAGACGCTTGATGGAGATATTCTTTTCGGGGGGGGAAATGACAGGTTATTCGGCGTCTTATGCGATCGACTAGGGTTCCCCGAATGGAAGACGGACCCTCGCTTTATCACCAACCGTGACCGAGTAAAGCATCGGGAAGAGCTTGATGACCTGATTGAGAAGAGAGTTAAGCAGAAAACCACGCAGGAATGGCTCGAGATCCTGGAAGGCAGTGGGATGCCATATGCCGCGATCAATGACATCCAAGGGACGCTCAATCATTCTCATG TGCAAGCACGAGGAATGGTTACAGAAGTTGATCATCCAGCTTGTGGTCCCGTCAAATTAGTCAACACACCTATCAAGTATTCGCATGCAACCCCTGGGGTCCGAAGGCCGCCTCCGACTCTTGGCCAACACACCGACGAAATCCTCAAAGAACTCCTCAATTATGATAAGGCCGATatcgatctcctcaagaaAGAGGGCATTGTGTCGTAA